The Pyxidicoccus sp. MSG2 DNA segment CCCACGACCACCCGCCTGGAGCTGCGCTCCCTGGTGTACCTCACCATCCCGCGCACGGGCTTCGGCCCGGACGGCGCTCTCTTCTACGAGCGCCTCCCCTCCGGGCACTACACCTTCCTCCTCCTCAGCCAGCTCAAGCCCGAGCAGTCCGAAATCCACCGCGAGGAGCTGGACGTGTCCGAGGGGGAGAGCCTCGTCCGGGACGTGGCTCCCGTGTGGCGGCCGGTAGCGATAGAATCGCAACCATGAGCAACAAACCCAAGCTCGCGGACACCCAGGAGCTGGAGCTGGACTGGGGTGGCCGCGAGCAGCGCTCGCCGTCGCCCTCGGGGGACGTCGCCACGGCGGACGCCGCGCTCCTCGCGGAGGTGCCGGTCGGGGAGCCGGGCAAGGGGCCACCGGGAGACCCGCGCTACATGAGCCACGAGCTGCGCATGCAGCTTGCGGGCATGTTCGAGGCCCCCGAGCTGCGCATGCGGCAGATGCGCGAGCTGGCGGAAATCCTCATCGGCTGGGAGTCGAAGAACCGCTACGAGGTCTGCGACCCGACGGGCCGGCCGGCGGTGTACGTGGGCGAGACGGGGAGCGGCTGGGGCTCGGCGCTGGTGCGCAACTTCTGGCCCTTCTACAAGGCGCGGCTGGAGTGCATGACGCTGGGCGGCACGGTGGCGCTCGCGATAGAGCGGCCGTGGAGCTTCCTCTTCTCCCGGGCGAACGTGGAGGCGTGGGACGGGCGGCCGCTGGCCACCATCCAGCAGCGCTTCACCTTCTTCGGCCGGCGCTTCGACGTGGTGACGCCGGGCGGCGCCGTCATCGCCACGGTGGAGGGACCGCTGTTCCGGCCCTGGACGTTCCGCATCCTCCAGCGCGGCGTGGAGGTGGCCGTCGTCCGCAAGCGGTGGAGCGGCCTGCTGCAGGAGACCTTCACCGACGCGGACACCTTCACCCTGGAGTTCAAGCCGGACTGCGCCGACGCCCGGCTGCGGCAGATGGTGCTGGCCGTGGCGCTCCTGGTGGACCTGACGTACTTCGACAACCGCAGCCGCAAGTCCAGCTTCGGCGCCGGCTTCGACATCTTCGATTTCTGGAAGTGAGGGTGAGGCACGCCCCCGGAAGGCTGTGCTAAGTCCCCAGGATTATGTCCACGAGCGATGCGCTGAGCGCAGCAGACCTCGAGCGGCTGGTCCGGGCCGAAGCGCCCGACCTGGCCGAGGCCGTCATTGCCTTCCTCGGCCAGCCCGAGAAGGCCTCCGAGACGCCACTGCCGAAGGATGCCTTCACCTTCGACAAGCTGCTCCAGTCGCTGCAGCAGGCGCAGGCGCGCTACAACTCGGAGGGCCGGCGCACCGCCTCCACCGAGGCGTGGCAGCGCTTCAACTCCCAGAAGGACGTGCCCCGCCCGCCCCGGCTCGCCCTGGCGGACCTGCTCGTCGGCCTCTACGACAAGGGCACCGAGGCCTCGCGCGCCGCGCTGATGGAGCTCATCCGCCGCGCGGACCTGCGCTTCGGCCTGTGGGGCGGCTTCAAGCGCATCTACAAGCTGGCCGAGGCCCGCCACGACGCGGAAATCTTCGGCATCCTCGCCTGGCGCTTCGACGTGGAGCGCGGCCGGGGCGGCTACAACCGCGAAGTCTCGGGCGGCACCCTCACCTACCTGCGCCGCCGCGCGTGGCGCTACCTGCGCCACCTGGGCGCCGCCGTGCCGGAGCTGTACCCGCAGTTCGCCGTGGAAGTCCTCCGCCACTACGAGCAGGACACCTCCTGGTACGCCGTCTGGGTGGCCCACCACACCTGGGCGCACGGCACCAACAACTACACGGCCACGTCCTTCTCCATCCAGCCGCCCGCGGACATGGTGAAGCACCGCGCCTTCCCGGACGCGTGGAAGCGCTCGCCGGACGCGCTGATGCGCCTCTTGGACACCTGCCAGTCGGACCCCGCCGCACGCTTCGCCATCCAGGGCCTGCGCAAGGACTTCCCGGAGGTGCTGCGCAAGGTGACGCCCGCGTGGCTGGACAGGCTCGCGCGCCGGCCGCTCGCCAGCGCCCACGACTTCCTCGTGGAGACGCTGCAGGGCTCACCCGAGTTCCACCAGGGCCGCCTGCGCGCGCTCGGCCTGCACGAGGCGGTGCTCGCGCTGCTCATGTCGCCCAGCGACAAGGCCCGCGCGTATGCGATTGAGTACGCCCGCGCCCACGCGCAGGACTTGCCCGCCGAGCGGCTCGCGGAACTGGTGGCCCAGGGCGCCAATGACGTGAAGGCCTTCGCCGCCGCCACGCTGGAGAAGCGCAACCCGCGCGAGCTGGGCGTGGAACTGCTGGGCCGGCTGCTCGTGTCCAAGCCGACGAATGCCTTCGCGGCGAAGTCGCTGGAGCAGTCCTTCGACCGCGCCGAGCTGTCCCACGGCTTCCTGCGCGACCTGTACCTGGGCGCCAGCGAGCAGCTCAACTGGGTGAAGGGCTACGTCGCGTCCAAGTACCCCGGCACCGAGCTGCCCGTGGCCTTCTGGAAGGAGCTGCTGGAGGACCCGCGCCTGGAGAAGAAGCCGCACCCGGTGGAGGGGCTGGCGGTGAAGGCGCTCGGCGCGTACCCGCCCTCGGCCATCGGCCCGGAGTGGCTGCTGGACAAGGCGTCGCACCCGCGCATCAGCGGTACGGTGAGCAACTGGCTCACGCGCGCGGACAGCCTGCCCGGGCTGGACGTGGAGCGGGTGAAGGGGCTCGTCTTCAGCCGGAAGCACCGCGACGTGGCGCTGGCCCTGCTGGGCAACCGCAAGCTGTTCAGCGCGCGCCAGCTCACCGTGCCCTGGCTGCTGGCGCTGGCCCGGCGCGCGGACCCGCAGCTGCACGGCTTCGCGCACCGCTACCTGCTGGAGAACGTGGCGCCGGCGGACTTCAGCGACTCGGGCGACGCGGCCGCGGGCCTGGAGCGCCTGTTCGAGCTGGCGCTGGGTGCGAAGCAGCCGGTGCAGGTGCGCGGCTTCGCGCAGACGTACCTGCGCTGCCACCACCCCGTCATCGGCCCGGAGCAGCCGGAGTCGAAGTCGTACGAGCTGAAGCCGCGCGCGCCGCGCAAGGCGTACACGCCGGAGAAGCTGTGGCCCGCGCTGTTCGACGCGCGCGACGACGTGCGCCGCTTCGCCCTGGCGATTACCCGCGCGGAGCTGCGCGCCTGGGGCTGGCACACGCGCGTGTACGAGCTGGCCGAAGCCGAGGCGAAGGAGGTCCGCAACCTGGCCTATGACGCCCTCTTGAAGGCGGGCGAGGAGGGCGCGGACTCGCGGCACGTGCTGCACCCGGAGGAGCTGGACCCGGTGAAGGTCTTCTCCCTCTCGGAGAGCGCCAAGCGCAGCACGCGCGAGGTGGCGGTGGAGCTCATCCGCCGGCACTACGCGCGGCTGGGCGGCGCGGAGCGGCTCGCGTGGCTGATGCAGAGCGCGGACCGCGAGGTGGGCCTGTTCGCCGTGCGGCTGCTCTGGGAGAAGCACCGCCCCACGCACCTGCCGGAGGGCTGGAAGCCCGCGGGCGCGAAGGAGGCTCCCGTGGGCCCCACCGAGCGCTTCCCCAACGTGGAGGCACTGCGCACCTTCCTGCGGAAGATGCTCTTCGGCCTCCCGCCGGGCCGCGCCAAGGAAGCACGCGAGGGCGAGGTGCAGAAGCGCCTGTCCGCCAGCGTGGCCAAGCGCCGCGTCATCGAGCTGGTGCGCGACCTCGGGCTGGAGGACGAGGCCTTCGCCCGCGTGGTGGCGCCAGTGCTGGGCGAGTTCACCGGCTCGGTGGCCAAGGGTGAGTGGCAGAGCTGCCTCGCGTCGCTGGTGCAGCTGCGGGCGGCACATCCGCAAGCGCAGCTGGGTGGACTCTGAGACGAGGGGGCCCGCGGTGAGCGGGCCTCCCTTCGTCACCTGATAAGCATCCCTGGCGGGTGACACCGACGGGCGGCCCGTGCGCCTGCCCGCGTGCGGCTACGCTGGCCTCGCATGCTGCTCGAAGAACTGCTGAACGACTTCCCCCGCGAGCGCTTCCTGCGCGAGCACTATCAACGCAAGCCCTTCTCCGGACGGGCCGCGGCGGAGCGCCTGCGCGAGCTGGGCACCTGGAGCGTCGTCGACGAGCTCGTCGAGAAAACGGAGTGCGACCTGCTCCTCGCGCGGCAGGGCGTGCCCTACACCGGCGAGCGCCCCTCCACCGCGAAGCAGGCCCGCGAGCTGTTCGCGCAGGGCTACACGCTGGTGCTCCGCCAGCCGGACCAGCACCACGCCGGGCTGGCGCAGCTCGCGCGCACCTTCAGCGCGGAGCTGCACGGCCGCATCAACCTGCACCTCTACTGCACGCCCGCCGGCCACCACGGCTTCGGCTGGCACTGCGACCCGGAGGAGGTCTTCATCCTCCAGACCGCCGGCCGCAAGGACTACCTCCTCCGGGAGAACACGCTCCACCCCGTGCCGCTCCCCGACGCACTGCCGAGCGGCGCGCTGGCCGCGCAGGAGACGACGCCCGTGGAGACGCGCACCCTGGACGCCGGGGACTTCATCTACATCCCCGCCGGCCACTGGCACATGGCCCAGGCCCCCGAGGACGCGCTCTCCATCTCCATCGGCCTGCTGGCCCCCACGCTGCTGGACGTGCTGGACGCCGTGCGCGCCAACCTCGCCAGCAACCCCGTGTGGCGGCGGCGCCTGCCCGCGCTCGGGTACGCGTCCGACCTGGATGACATGAAGAAGGTGGAGGTCCTCCGCGCCCTCTTCACCGGGCTGGGTGGCGAGCTGCAGCGCGCCCTGTCCGACCCGGGACTCCCGCTGCGGTTCCTCGCGCAGACGGCGCGCTTCTACCTGCGCTCGGCGGGACTCCGGGGCGACCGGCGCTGAGGCCGACCGTATCGCACAGTGTGCGCAATCCCGGCGCTCTCATCCCATTTGCAGTTTCCACAACATCAAAGAACTCCCCGGAAACTTCAAAACGGCTCACACCCATAATCCCAGTGGCACAAGGTGCGTGCCGCCGAGGTGTCCCGTGAAGATTGCCGGACCGCGTCACAATCCCGCCCCGTCGCCGAAGTCCTCCAAGACGTCGGAGCCCGCGGACCGCGAGGTGCGCATCGACATCTCGGGGCTCGACCCGAACCAGCGGGACGGGATTGGCCGGTCGATGCGGACCGGGAGCTCGCACTCGGACAACACCCAGATGGTCTGCCAGAAGGTGAAGCCGGACGGCTTCGACCCGGCCGGCAAGCTGCGCGGGCGCCTCAACCCCGACGTGTTCAAGCCCGGGAGTGGCTCCGAGGGCCCCAGGGGGCCGGTGTGTCACGCGCAGCGTGGCCCCGGCTCCGGGAGCAGGGACCACGGAGACAACGTCCTGCTGGGCAACGACAGGTCCCCAGGCGGAAACGGCAATGGCGGGTTCAACCCCAAGCCGGGGCGCCCCTGGAACAAGCCGGGCATCTTCGAGCGTCCGGGGACCGTGCCGCCGGGGAAGTGGCACCCCATCAAGCCGGGCGGGAGCAGCGCCGACAACATCTTCAAGGGCCCCTTCCCGGAGCAGGGCTCGTCACTCAGGCCGCCCTCGTTGCCCATCCGCCGCCTGGTGGAGTTGCTGTCCCAGTGGCTCGACGCGGGACGCGGGCACACCGACAACGTCCTCATCCGGGACGAGGCCTCCCGGCGGCGCGGGTAGGGACACGCCCGTCACGCACCCCTGGCGGCTCCCCGGGCCACGGGGGAGACCCGTGGCGGGCTCCGGAGGTAGCCTCCGCGACTGATGGGGAGCATCGAGCGCTTCGGGACGTACCGCATCCTCCGCGAGCTGGGCGCGGGAGGCATGGGACGCGTGTCCCTCGCGGAGCGCGCGGACCTGGAAGGCCCCGTCGTCGTCAAGCGCATCAACGCCGAGCTGGCGGCGGACGCGCGCTTCCGCCGGCGCCTGCTGCGCGAGGCGGAGGTGGCCGCGGACCTGCAGCACCCCAACGTCGTCCGGGTGCTCGACACGGGCGTCATCGACGACCAAGTCTACCTGGCCATGGAGTACGTGCCGGGCTCCACCCTCGCCGGAGTCCTGGCCGCCAGCCGCCCCGAACCGCTGCCGCTCGTGCCCGTGCTGCACGCGGTGGCGCAGGCGTGTGACGGGCTCGCGTACGTGCACGCGTTCGCCGAGCCGCGCACGGGGAAGTGGATGGAATTGGTCCACCGCGACGTGTCGCTGGACAACCTGCTGGTGTCGTACTCGGGCGAGGTGAAGCTCGCGGACTTCGGCATCGTGAAGACGGCGGACGGCACGCAGACCACGTCCGGCGTCATCATGGGCAAGCTGGGGTACATGTCGCCGGAGCAGCTCCGCGACGAGACGCTGGATGCGCGCAGTGACGTGTACTCGCTGGGGGTGTGCCTCTTCGAATTGGTGGCCGGCAAGCGCCCGCTGCCCACGCACCGGGCGCGCTCGGTGATGGAGGCGGTGCTGTACGACGCGCCTCCGTCGCTGGAGCAGTTCCGGCAGGACGCGCCGCAGCAGCTCGTGGCGTTGGTGGCGCGGATGCTCGCCAAGGAGCGCAAGGCGCGACCCGGCTCCTGCGCGGAGGTGGCGAAGGAGCTGCGCGCGGTGCTCGCCGGACGGCAGGAGTCGCCGCTGTTCTCCTCGCGGCTGTTGGATGCACCGCCCCGGAACCGCGCACGGCTCGCGCCGGCCGAGCTCGAGACGGAGGTGGAGAACCTGTCCGCCACGAAGCCCCAGCGCCTGCAAGGGCCCAGGGTGGAGCCTGTTGCTCCCCGCGGGCCGGCGCCCACTCCGGGTGCTGAGGCGCTCAGCCCGGCACCATCGCCTGGAGCAGGTGCGCGCAAGCCCACGCCCGCGCCTGGAGTCGGTGCACGCGTGCCGACGCCGATGCCCGAAGCCGGTGCGCACAAGCCCGCGCCGATGCCCGAAGCCGCTCCGCGCAAGCCCGCGCCCGAAGCCAGTGCGCGCAAGCCGGTGCCGATGCCCGAAGCCGCTCCTGCCCACTCCCCCGAGGCCCGCGCGCCTCACCGCCCGACGCCGCCGCCGACTCCCGAAGACCCGGTGTTCTCCGTCCCCACGCGCGCACCCTCCGCGCCCACCGAGGCCGAGCACTCCGTCTTCTCCGTCCCCACGCGCGTGCCGTCCGCCTCGCTGCACTCGCGGCCCACGCGCGTGTCGGCGCCGAGGCCCGAGGCCCCCGAGGAAGAAGCACAGCAGTCCACGCGCCTGCTGACCCCGCCCCGCCAGCGACCTCGGCTGCGGTGGGTGGCCCTGGGAGGGCTCGCACTGCTCGGCGCCGCCGCATACTGGTGGTGGACCTGATTCACGACGCGGGAAGACGTGTCCCCATCGGACGGTGGACTCGCGAAACAGGCGCGGAGCCGGAGCCGTGGGGAATACGCATGGGCCCGTGGCAGTCTTGCGCGCCATGCGACTCCCCCACGCAGTAACGCTGGCCCTCGCGGCCCTCGCGGCGCTCACGGCCCCCGCCGCGCAGCCCGCCTCCCCCACCCTGCCCCCGGGCTACTGGCCCGAGGAGAAGGTGGCGGAGATTCTCGCCAAGACGGAGGAGGTCCGGCTCGCTCCCGACCTCTCGCGCCTCACCCCTGACGAACAGGCGGCGGTGAAGGACCTGCTCGAGGTCGGCCAGCTTCTCCAGGGCATCTACGAGGCCTCGCGCCACCATCAGGCGCTCGCGTCGTACGCGCGCCTGCAGGCACTGGACAAGAAGCTGGGCAGCCCGAAGCGCACGCAAGAGTTGCTCACGCTCTACCGCCTGTACCAGGGCCCCATCGCCAGCACGCTGACCAACGCGCGCGAGCCCTTCCTGCCCGTGGACCCGCAGGTGCCCGCGCGCAACGTCTACCCGCCGGACGCCACGCGCGCGGAGGTGGACGCCTTCCTCGCCGCGCACCCCGAGCAGCGCGACACGCTGATGGACGAGCTCACCGTGGTCCGCCGCGCCACCGCGGACAACCTGCGCCAGGACCTGAAGGTGCTCCAGACGTACCCCGTGCTGGACACGCTGCAGCCCGGGCTGCGCGAGAGCCTCCAGACCCGCGCGAAGCGGCCGGATGCGAAGAGCCTGTACGCGGTGCCGTACTCGGTGGCCTACGGGCCTGAGTTGATGAAGGCGTACGGGCTGCTCATGCGCGCGGCGGGGCGGCTGGATGCGAGCGACGCGGAACTGGCGCGCTACCTGCGCAACCGCGCGCGGGACTTCCTCAGCAATGACTACGAGAGCGGCGACGCGGCGTGGGTGACGGGGCGCTTCAAGCACCTCAACGTGCAGCTCGGCCCGTACGAGACGTACGACGACGCGCTCTACGGCGTGAAGGCCTTCCACAGCGTGTCCGTGCTGCTGCTGAACGAGCAGGCGACGACGGAGCTCCGCAAGCGGATGAATGGCCTGCAAGGCATGGAGGACGCGCTGCCGTACCCCGCGAAGAAGCGCATCCGCGAGGACATCCCGGTGGGCGTGTACGAGGTGGTGGCGGACTTCGGCCAGGCGCGCGGCACCAACACCGCGACGATTCTGCCCAATGACCCGCTGTACTCGCGCCGCTACGGCCGCACCATCCTGCTGCGCGAGAACATCATGAAGAACCCGGACCTCTTCGCCGCGGACGAGCGCATCTGGCGCACCGCCACGGCGGACGCGCACGCGAAGGACCTGACCTCCGAGGGCAACTTCCAGCGCACGCTCTGGCACGAGGTGGGGCACTACCTGGGCCCGGACCGAGACGCGAAGGGCCGCACGCTGGACGTGGCGCTGGAGGACTACGCGGACGCGATGGAGGAGATGAAGGCGGACCTCGTCAGCCTCTTCGCGCTGCACTCCTTCCAGAAGAGCGGCGCGCTGGATGCCGCCAGCCTGCGCGCGGTGCAGGCCTCCGGCATCCGCCGCACGCTGCAGAACGTGCGCCCGCGCGAGGACCAGCCCTACCAGCGCATGCAGTTGGTGCAGTTCAACTGGTTCCTGGAGCACGGCCTGATTCGCGCGGACCCGAAGACGGCGCGCCTCACCATCCAGTACGACAAGTACCTGGACACCGTCAGCTCGCTGCTCAAGGAGGTCATCACGCTCCAGCACACGGGCGACAAGGCGGCGACGGCGAAGTTCTTCGAGCGCTGGAGCACGTGGACGCCCGAATTGCACGACGTGCTCGCCGCCCGCATCCGCGAGGCCCAGGGCGCGCGCTTCCGCGTGGTGCGCTACGGAGCGCTCGGCGAGTAGTGACGGAGGAAGCGCTGGAGCTCCGCCGACTGGAACCGCGCCTCCGGGCGTGAGGCCAGTTGGCGGAGCAGCGCGTGGACCTGGTCGATGAAGGGCCGGTACGGGTCGGACTCCACGCCAGCAAGCGACCAGCGGCGGAAGCCGTAGCGCCCGCCGCGCAGGTAGAGCTCATCCGCGTACTCATGGTTGATGTCGCGGAGGAAGAACCACACGTCTCCGCTGTGCGGGGCCAGCGCGCGCAGGGTCCCGAGCACGTCCCTGTCGTAGCGGCCGGGGACGCGGTCCCCGTACTGGGACACCTCGATGCGGAAGGGAGGCTCGGGCTTCCGCGCATCGAAGAGGCGGACGCGGCCGACGGGGTCATGCAGGGTGAAGAACGGGTCGCTGTCGAACTCGTACGGCTCGGGGCAGTACGCGCCTAGCGGGAGGGCGGCGCCGCTGTCACCCGGCTCGGGTGAGACCTCCATGATGTTCCAGAGCTGCATGCGCTCGGACAACTCCGCCGGCAGCACCGGCAGCGTGGGGCGCGGTGGGGCCACGAAGGGCTGGAAGAGCGGGTCGAGGGTGAGGACGTTCCACAGCTCCGGCCACTCGCGGGTGGAGATTCCCAGCGCGTCCTCCACGGTGTCTCGCACCGGGCTTCCACTCCGGACCGCGAGCACCGCCGTCCACAGCGCCACCGGAGGCTCATGGGGAAGGTAGCGCGGGCCCACGTCGACGTCCGGCACCGGTGCCTGCTTGCGGTCCTCCTCGAAGAGCCAGTTGGACTCCGCCCACCGCGCGGCACGGGCCGCGTCCAGCGGTGGCGGCCGGGCGTCGAACCTCGCGGCGAGCAGCCAGTCGAAGGCGTCCGACGGCGGCAGCACCACCGGCTCCCAGCCTCTCAGCTTCGACAGCCAGGACGTCTCGAAGGCGAGCAGCGGATCCTCGCTCCGGTTCCAGGCGTCGACGAGGACGCGGCGGGCCTCGATGTCTCGTCCGAGGTGGCAGAGACACACGGCGCGGCGTACCGCCAGCTCCCGCGCGGAAAGCCCGGGGCCCGCGCCTTCGATGAGGCCGAGCACACGCTCGTACCGGCGGAACGAGAACAGCACATCGAGCAGCTCGAAGTCCTTCTCGTCCCGCAGCGCCGACAGCGCCACGACGTCCTTCGCCCAGGAGCGATAGATGGACAGGGACAACGGCCAGAGCACGCGCCGACGCGACCTGCGGAGCCAGGCGCGATTGTCGAAGAGGTCCATCCCGCCCAGCCTACCGCTTCGAGACTTCGTGCGACGCCACCCAGCGGCGGGCCTCGTCCAAATCCCTCCGGGCGTACTGGCCGAGCTGCGTGTAGCCCTCCACGGCCTGCTGGGCCAGCGTCATGGCGCGGGGCCGCTCCGCGGGCTTCACCTTCCACAGCGCCTGCGCGAGCGCGAAGCGCAGCCACGAGGACTCCGCGTCGCTCCACCCCAGCGGGGCCAGCACGCGCGCTGCCTCCTCCAGTTCCTTCAGCGCACGGTCGGGCTTGTTCAGCGCCAGCAGCGTCAGGCCCAGGCCCGTGCGCGGGTGGACGGTGGCGGCGTGCTCCGCGCCCAGCGTGCGCACCTTGCGCGCGAGCGCGGCGGTCAGCATCGGCAGTGCCTCGCGGGGACGCTTGCGGTGCAGGAGCAGCAGGCGCCCCACGTCCTCCTCCATCGTGTGCAGCGCCAGGTCCTCCGGCGGGAGCACCTTGCGCTGGAGGGCCAGTCCTTCCTGGTAGTGCGCCAGCGCCGCGTCCTCGCGCTCCAGGCGCTCCTCCGCGTCGGCGAGCGCACGCAGCGCCTCGATGGACTCCAGGCTCTCCGGGCCGAAGACGCGGCGCATTCCCTCCAGCGCCTGGCCGTGGAGCGCCAGGGCCTTGTCCGGCTCACCCGTCAGCTCGTGGATGGTGGCCAGGTCGTTGAGCATCAGCAGCGTCTGCCGGTTGTCCGGGCCGAGCGTGTCCCGCCGCAGCGCGTACGAGCGCTCCATCCACTGGAGGGCCTCTTTGTAGCGGCCCTGCTCCTTCGCGACGATGCCCAGGTTGGCGAGCGTGGAAGCCAGCAGCGGATGCTGGGGGCCCAGCCGCTCCTCGGTGATGGCGAGCGCGCGCTGGTAGAGCGGCATGGCCTCGTCGTAGCGGGCCTGCCGCACGCGGGCCATGCCCAGGTTGTTGAGCACCTTGGCGGTGTCCACGTGGGTGGGGCCCAGCACGCGCTCGCGCAGGGCCAGGGCGCGCGTGTAGTGCGTCACCGCCAGCTCGTAGTTGTCCTCACGGAAGGCGAGGATGCCCTCGTGGCTGGCCAGCTTTCCCTCCAGCTCGGGCGAGCCACCCATGCGCTCCAGCAGCGAGTGGGCCAGGCGGGCCCAGAGGTGCGCCTCGGAGAACCAGTCACGCTCGCTGCTGAGACCGCCCACCAGGTCCGTGGCCACCTGCACGGCGACCTCGTCGTGACGGCCAGCGGTGGCGGCGGCCATGGCGTCCGTCCACGCAGTCATGGAGTCGTCGGTGTGGCTCAGCCGCTGGTGCGCCCAGCCGAGGACGTGGA contains these protein-coding regions:
- a CDS encoding NUDIX hydrolase; this encodes MRLPHAVTLALAALAALTAPAAQPASPTLPPGYWPEEKVAEILAKTEEVRLAPDLSRLTPDEQAAVKDLLEVGQLLQGIYEASRHHQALASYARLQALDKKLGSPKRTQELLTLYRLYQGPIASTLTNAREPFLPVDPQVPARNVYPPDATRAEVDAFLAAHPEQRDTLMDELTVVRRATADNLRQDLKVLQTYPVLDTLQPGLRESLQTRAKRPDAKSLYAVPYSVAYGPELMKAYGLLMRAAGRLDASDAELARYLRNRARDFLSNDYESGDAAWVTGRFKHLNVQLGPYETYDDALYGVKAFHSVSVLLLNEQATTELRKRMNGLQGMEDALPYPAKKRIREDIPVGVYEVVADFGQARGTNTATILPNDPLYSRRYGRTILLRENIMKNPDLFAADERIWRTATADAHAKDLTSEGNFQRTLWHEVGHYLGPDRDAKGRTLDVALEDYADAMEEMKADLVSLFALHSFQKSGALDAASLRAVQASGIRRTLQNVRPREDQPYQRMQLVQFNWFLEHGLIRADPKTARLTIQYDKYLDTVSSLLKEVITLQHTGDKAATAKFFERWSTWTPELHDVLAARIREAQGARFRVVRYGALGE
- a CDS encoding cupin domain-containing protein, with amino-acid sequence MLLEELLNDFPRERFLREHYQRKPFSGRAAAERLRELGTWSVVDELVEKTECDLLLARQGVPYTGERPSTAKQARELFAQGYTLVLRQPDQHHAGLAQLARTFSAELHGRINLHLYCTPAGHHGFGWHCDPEEVFILQTAGRKDYLLRENTLHPVPLPDALPSGALAAQETTPVETRTLDAGDFIYIPAGHWHMAQAPEDALSISIGLLAPTLLDVLDAVRANLASNPVWRRRLPALGYASDLDDMKKVEVLRALFTGLGGELQRALSDPGLPLRFLAQTARFYLRSAGLRGDRR
- a CDS encoding phospholipid scramblase-related protein, yielding MSNKPKLADTQELELDWGGREQRSPSPSGDVATADAALLAEVPVGEPGKGPPGDPRYMSHELRMQLAGMFEAPELRMRQMRELAEILIGWESKNRYEVCDPTGRPAVYVGETGSGWGSALVRNFWPFYKARLECMTLGGTVALAIERPWSFLFSRANVEAWDGRPLATIQQRFTFFGRRFDVVTPGGAVIATVEGPLFRPWTFRILQRGVEVAVVRKRWSGLLQETFTDADTFTLEFKPDCADARLRQMVLAVALLVDLTYFDNRSRKSSFGAGFDIFDFWK
- a CDS encoding serine/threonine-protein kinase; its protein translation is MGSIERFGTYRILRELGAGGMGRVSLAERADLEGPVVVKRINAELAADARFRRRLLREAEVAADLQHPNVVRVLDTGVIDDQVYLAMEYVPGSTLAGVLAASRPEPLPLVPVLHAVAQACDGLAYVHAFAEPRTGKWMELVHRDVSLDNLLVSYSGEVKLADFGIVKTADGTQTTSGVIMGKLGYMSPEQLRDETLDARSDVYSLGVCLFELVAGKRPLPTHRARSVMEAVLYDAPPSLEQFRQDAPQQLVALVARMLAKERKARPGSCAEVAKELRAVLAGRQESPLFSSRLLDAPPRNRARLAPAELETEVENLSATKPQRLQGPRVEPVAPRGPAPTPGAEALSPAPSPGAGARKPTPAPGVGARVPTPMPEAGAHKPAPMPEAAPRKPAPEASARKPVPMPEAAPAHSPEARAPHRPTPPPTPEDPVFSVPTRAPSAPTEAEHSVFSVPTRVPSASLHSRPTRVSAPRPEAPEEEAQQSTRLLTPPRQRPRLRWVALGGLALLGAAAYWWWT